ATTAGCAGGGCAACCGTTGCATGTATCAGGATTCAATCTTTCCTCCAAAGACCCTCAAGGACAGCCTCCTCCATAACATCGACCGGGGCTTTCCTGCCGGTCCATATCCTGAAGGACTCAGCACCCTGATACACGAGCATCTTGAGCCCTGATACAGGAACAGCAGATGCCTTTTCAGCCTCACGGAGGAGAACGGTCCTTACGGGGTTGTAGACAAGGTCATAGACAACCATGCCCTCATGCATGAGCTCGGCGGTTACCAGGGCTTCGTCATCTGTATGGGGGTGCATCCCGACGGGTGTCGTGTCTATGATTATATCGGCATCCACCGCAGCCTCAGGTATAAGGTCGTAGCCCCCTGATGATACATCAAAGCCGAGCTTCTCCCCTATATCCCCTGCAAGAGAATGGGCCCTCTCAGGTGTCCTGTTGAGTATCAAAATCCCCGAGGCCCCTGCAAGGGCCAGCCTGAATGCACATGCCCTGGCAGCCCCACCCGCCCCCAGTATCAGGACACTGGAGTTCCTGACGGAGGTGACCTCTTCAAGGGCCCTCAGGCATCCATCGGCATCGGTATTGTAACCCCTCACGGTACCATCATCAAATTCAAGGGTATTAACGGCCCCTATCAGGGATGCGGTTTCATGGAGTTCGTCAACATATTCAATCACAGCCTCCTTATGGGGTATGGTGACGTTCACACCCCTCACGTTGAGGGCTTCAAGGCCGCGCACAGCC
The sequence above is drawn from the Methanothermobacter wolfeii genome and encodes:
- a CDS encoding shikimate dehydrogenase, yielding MITGRTRVTGIIGHPLSHSLSPQMHNAAFRSLDMDWVYVPFPVRPEKLGRAVRGLEALNVRGVNVTIPHKEAVIEYVDELHETASLIGAVNTLEFDDGTVRGYNTDADGCLRALEEVTSVRNSSVLILGAGGAARACAFRLALAGASGILILNRTPERAHSLAGDIGEKLGFDVSSGGYDLIPEAAVDADIIIDTTPVGMHPHTDDEALVTAELMHEGMVVYDLVYNPVRTVLLREAEKASAVPVSGLKMLVYQGAESFRIWTGRKAPVDVMEEAVLEGLWRKD